A segment of the Pelorhabdus rhamnosifermentans genome:
CATTTAAAAGTAACTCCTAGCAATATAAATGTCAATCCTGCTGAAAACAAAGCAGCTCCGAGAATATCGAAGGCCCCTCGTTTGTGTTCGGTATTCGGGACATACTTGAGGATAAGGGGAAGGATAAATATGCTTGAAGCGGACACCAAGAACAAGGCGTGCCAGCCGAAGTATTGTTCAATAAATCCGCCGAATACAGGTCCGAAGCCGGAAGCAAAAGCAATTGTGGCGGATAAAGCGCCGAGTACCTGGCCTCTGACACTGGGATTGAAATATTGGATTGTTATTGCATAAGAAAGCGGAGAAAAGGAAGACGCGCCTGCTGCTTGCAGCAGTCTTCCAAGGATTACCTGCCAATAAGAAGTTGTAAAGAAGCCAATAATAGAGCCAGTGACAAGAAGGGTTAATCCAATAATATACAACCGTTGAAAAGAAAAGGACTCGGTTAATTTACTATAGGTTCCTGCACCGATCGCCATCAGAATACTGTAGCCGACCATCACCCAGCTAGCTTGTGAAGAGGTGAGCATAAAGGATTCAGAGATCGATGGAATAGCTAGATTGAACATCGTTATATTCATATTCCCAAATACAAAGAGTAAGCAGAGTGTTCCAATTAAATTACGGCTATTCCGGGTTAGAGAGCAAGCTTCGTTGTCCATAGGGGCAGTTCCCCCCCGCTATAAGAATTCGGGGAATGTACGTCCCTTTGACGCTTGTCTGTTGTCATGGCCAAAGAAGACAACTGTGGGATGAATTTCCTGAATTAATTTCTTCAGGTGCCTAAGTGATTTCGCAGCCATCTCGGAATTAAATGACAAGAAAGGCAGGTCATTTTCGAAATTCTGCTTGGTGTAAGCTCCATCAAGAGTTAGCAATACGGGGCCTGATTTTTCAGTTGTTACAAGCACCGATTGATGTCCTGGCGAATGACCAGGTGTAGACAAAATCTTAATTCCAGGTAATAAATCATAGTCCCCTTCAATGATTTGGTACTGTAAGTCAGGTAGTCGGCACTCTAGTGGCGAATAATTATCATCGGTCATGGCGGTATCAAACTCCGCTTGCTGGATGATAATCGGAGTATTGCGAAAATGACCGTTTCCCCCGGCATGATCCAAGTGTAAGTGAGAACTGATGACTGTCTGCATGTCGTCGGTATGATAACCGACACGCTTCAAAACATTTACAATAGTATCGCTTTCCAGCATGTTAGGGACAAGACGTCCTTCTCTTTTGGTTCCCTTATAATAATCGGGGTTGTTGACAAAGGAATCAGGCATTCCTGTATCGATTAAAATGGGTCCGTCCTCCGTTTCCAAAAGAAATGACCATACCGGCATATTTACCAATTTACCGGGAGGAAGATTCCGGTTTACTGCTGATTGGTCAAGATAGCAAGAACCAGCAGATAGAATATATAATTTTTTTACTGTCATAGGGTATCACCTTTCCTGCAATAAATTTTGTACGATAAAAATTTGTTTTACATGCACAACCATGATACAATTGATACAGGACAACTTGTCCTGTATCAATTGTATCGGACAAGTTGTCCGTTGTCAAGAAAATAGTTAAATCTTCTATTCAAGGAGAATGTTAAATGAGTAAAACACTTGAATTTATCACAAGTTCTACAGATGAGGTATTTCGGCGGCGAATTTTGGAATCGGCAAGAACGTTGTTCATTGAACAAGGCGTTGAGAACGTAAATATGCATCAGATCGCTAAAATGGCACAAATTGGTCAGGCGAGCTTATATCGACGCTATACAGAAAAAGGTGATATTTGCATTGAGGTTGTGCGCGAAGAGTGTCAGCCTTTATTTGAAGAAGTGAAAGCCTATCTTGATCAATCTATTGAGGTCCCTCCTTTAGATCGACTATATCAAGTAATCGTAAAATTTGTTGCTTTTCTGGAGGCAAAGGTTCCCTGGTTATGTGCCGTTAGCCGAGCTTCCACTGAATTTCGTCCGTTGCAATCGCCGCTGTATCAATGGATGCGCACTACATGTCGAGATTTGTTAAATGAGGCCGTTCAACGGGGAGAAGTTGTGGACGTGGATGTTTTGTATACCGTAGAAGCATTATTGGCGGCACTCCACAATATTGATTTTCATACCCAAGATCAAGGGTTTTTGACTAAACGAATTTTGCAAGGATTACGCCGGATTTTTATTGAAGGATTAAAAGAAATTCCTGTACCCAAATAAGGCCTGTTGGAATGGAAAAGTAATCATACACTTGCATTGGTTTGGTAGTTTCAAAAGTCATCTACTATTTGTAGATGGCTTTTAACATAAGATATTATTATGGGATAAATAACCTTTAGCAATTAATTGGCGGAGGATTTGGATTTTTAATAACGAAAATAGCAGAAAGCCTAACACATCGTAGTCCTGCATTTATTGTCACTACATATTGTATTAAATTTTTTAGAAAGGAAGATCTGTATTGGGAGTCATAGTATATACATTGTATTCTTTCGCAAAGGACAATAAAGGTGGAAATCTTGCCGGAGTTGTATTGGACGCAGATCATCTTTCAGATATTCAGATGCTGAATATTGCCAATCAGGTTGGTTTTTCAGAAACCGCTTTTGTTCATAAATCTAATAAAGCTACTTTTAAAGTTCGTTTTTTTACCCCCAATTCGGAAGTTGATTTATGTGGACACGCTACAATTGCCACATTTAGTTTGCTAAGAAATAGGGGGCTGATTGGCAGTGGCATATTTTCACAGGAAACCAAAGCCGGTATATTGAATATTACCGTTGACCATGACAGTGTTTATATGAACCAGATTCTTCCTAAGTACTATGACATACTTGATAAAGCTGAGATTGCTGACAGCTTAAATCTTTCTTCAAATGACTGCTTGAACAATCTACCAGCACAAATTGTATCAACTGGGTTAAAAGATGTAATAGTCGCTGTTAAGAGCATAAAGATATTGTCTTCAATACAACCAGACTTTGCGAAAATATCCGAATTAAGCAAAAAATATAATGTTATTGGATATCATGTTTTTTCATTAGAAACTAAATTTGGATCAACTGCACATTGTAGAAACTTCGCACCTCTATATGATATCAAGGAAGAATCTGCCACGGGAACATCAAATGGCGCATTGGCTTGTTATTTGCATAATTATGGCGTTATAAATAAGGATCAATCCTCTGAACTTTTATTTGAGCAGGGATATTCGATTGGGAAACCTTCTGAAATATTGGTTAGGTTAAAAATAAAAAAAGATAAAATAAGCGAAGTGCTAGTTGGAGGAACAGCTTTAATCAGGGATGAGTTAACATTTGAGCAATTATAGGAGCTGAATATTCGATGTCTGAAATAAAATTAACTCTGGAAGTTTTGTCTGATACACTTGGCGTCTGTAAATTAGATATGAAGCAGGCAATTCCCCCATGGGCGTATCAAGGATGTTTTTTCTCAATAACTAAAACGATGGAAGAACTTTCGATTATTTGTTCTGAAAAGAATATACCGGAATCCGTTTTATGTGAGAGAGGTTGGAAAGCGTTTAAAGTTCAAGGAACATTGGATTTTGGTTTAGTAGGGATTTTAGCCAAACTTACAACGGCATTTGCTGAGGCTGGTTTAGGTATTTTTGCAATTTCTACTTATAATACCGACTATATTCTAGTCAAAGCAAAAGATTTTAATTGTGCGGTAAATGCTTTGCATAATGATGGTCATAAAATAATAGAATAAGGCTTCCTAGTGATTTGCCTTATGCGGAGTATAATTATTTTCAGAAACCACTCAAAAATGGATTACCAAAAACAATGCGCTGGATTGTGGCTTATTACGTATTTTTTCAGAATCAAAATGAGCATATTGATTTCAGCACATAGAATTTATTTTTCCTTGCAATATAACTGCATTTTATAAGCTTCTGTATAACCTGTGAAACCATGACTCTGGACGATCCTACCATAGAAGCGATATCCTGCTGAGTTAAACGGATATTGATTAATGTACCTTCTTGGCACGGAACGCCGTGTTCTTGTGCCATACCGATGAACAGACTGATTACCTTTTCCCGAGTTGTCTGAGTATTTAGCTGCGTAATTTTTTCCCAAGTATCATCCAAGCGTTCACCAAGAGCTTTAATGATCTGAAAGGCAATCTTAGGTTCATTCATAATAACCTGTTCAAAAGAATGGCGGCTGAGACTGCATATTTTAACATTCCCCAAGGCGATAGCCGATGTCGGCGAAAAGATGTTTTCCCGAAACAATGCTGTTTCACCAATCATTTCGCCCGCCCCAACGATTTGAATGATAACTGCTTCTCCTGCTTCCGTTATTTTTACCAGTTTTAGACTGCCTTCTTTTATGTAGAAGAGGACATCGGCGGGATCGCCTTGATTAAACAGAATATCGCCCTTTTTTATAACCTGTTTTTTAGCAGCACGGCATATCATTGGGAATGTGATATTGTCCGTTCCTGAAAACAGAGGTAAATCATGTAAACATTTATATCTTTTTTTGTCCATAATCCTCCCTGGTAAATAGTTATTTTGCCGTTATTTTAATTGCTTGAAAAATACGCATCATTTTAATAAATACCAAAATATAACTGATCCTAGGCAAATAATGCCAACAATTAGTAACACTATAATACATAAGGGCAATTTTTTTCCCTCCTTTCGTTTCTCTATATAAAAAAAATACACTCGCAGTATACTTTTATAATTAGTATACGGTAAGTGTATTTTTTTGTCAAACAGGGAGGAAGATTATGGATAAAGAGTTATCGAAACGTAGTGCTAATAAAATAAAGAACAATGGGGATACGGTCTCTCAACTTTTTCATACTATTTATTTTGGTTAGTTGGAATCAACAGTATCTTCATGTTATACTGTTAAAAATAAATTATATAATTAACACTATTTTCCGAATTGTTACAAAGCACTAAATTTCCTCGTTCCCGCTTCTTAAAGTTTTCTTTGCCTTTTTTATCATAATAGCACCAGAAATGTAGTATGTATAATACTTATAACGTCCTTATCCTTTATATGATAGAAGTATAATATAGCAAGAGGAGTGCTGATTCTATGGATATCAGGAAACTTCAATATTTTCTTGCCGTCGCCGAAGAAGGGCAAATAACCAAGGCCGCTAAACGTCTACATATGGCTCAGCCACCACTTAGTCAGCAACTTAAACTGCTTGAAAGCGAACTGGGAATTCAGTTAATTGAACGAAACGGCGGCGGTCGTAAGATTAAGTTGACAGATGCCGGGCAGATATTACGCAATCGAGCGGAACACATACTGACATTGGTTGACCAAACTGTAAAAGAATTAAAAGATTCGACTGAAAGGTTGCTAGGAACATTATCAGTTGGAATATCGTCGGCCTGGGATGCCCCCTTTTTACCAGATAAAATTCGCGACTTTCGTGAACGTTATCCTGAAATCGATTTTCGACTTATGGGAGGCGAAGCGAATAAAATTGATGAACTGCTAGGCAACGGAATGATAGAAATCGCAATCGCACCATTTCCTCCAGATTTGGAGACCTATACAGCAATACCTTTGCCTGATGAACCATTTGTAGCCGCATTAGGTCCTGCCTCGGACTATGGTTTGTCGGCAAACTATGTACGTTTAGCCGAACTCGCTGATAAACCACTAATCATCCATCGCAAACATGAAACACTTCTGGAGTACTATCGACTAATTGGGCTCGAACCAAGGATTCGCTGTAGCCACAGCGATATTCGCTCCATGTTGGCATGGGCGGGTGCAGGTCTTGGCATAGCTATCGTACCGAGGTCTACGGCAGGCCTGATACCCGATAATACTCTAATTATTAAGGAAATTGTTGAACCGATTCTGAGAACATCGACTACGGCTGTTATTTGGCTGCGAAATCACCAGCTGTCGACTGCCGCACGGAATTTTATCGACATGTTTACCAAAACCAATTAATTACCGATTTCTTATCTCCCCACATATTTCATGCCATCACATGGCATACTTCTATCACGCAATTGCTAATACCCCCCTGCACCGCATTGGTGCAGGGGGGTATTATATTTTTCTCATATAAACTAAAGACTATTTCCGTATTATACATATAAAATTTAGATTGGTATAATTAAAAACAATTCCGGGAGATAGCCAAAGATTACATGCAATCCTACAAGGAGGGATATCCATTGATTCTCACACATAAAATCGGGAAAAATTTTTTTATTAGTTTAAGTGCCCTAATCGTGGTGACAGTAATGTCCGGCTGTGACAGCCGACAGGCGTCGCAAGCTTCCCCCGTTAAAGTTAAAGCGATGCAGGTAGTCCAACGGGATACCCCGATTATATACGAGTTTGTCGGCCAAGTGATAGCGAAAAACGAAGTGCAAATTCGTGCAAAAGTTTCCGGCACTATTGTAGAAAAAAAGGTAACCGGTGGAGATAAGGTTACTCAGGGACAGCCGTTATTTCAGATTGACTGCCGTCAGTATGATGCGGCTTTACATACGAACCAAGCTCAACTGGCACAGTCAGAGGCAACATTGAGCAATGTCCAGTTAGATACTATGCGGTATCGAAAGCTTGCTACACAACAAGCGATTGCTGAGCAGGTATTGGATACTGCATTATCATTGGAACGGCAAAATGCTGCTCTGGTAAATGCAAATCGAGCACGGGTGCAACAGGCGGAAGCCGATTTACAAGATACGTCAATTGTGGCCCCATTCAACGGCCAAATTGACGTAAACGACCTAAGTATTGGTAGTTTTGTTCAGGCTGGTCAGACGGTAATTGCTACCTTATCTTCGGTGGACCCGGTTTTTGTCCAATTTAGCATGAGCGAAAATGAATATTTGCATTTCACCCAACTTGGACGCGGTACTTCGCCTGCCGAATGGGGAAACAATCTGAAACTGATTCTTAGTGACGGAACACAGTATCCGCTTGCAGGACATATTGAACAGGTGGATCGCGGCATGGCGCAAGATACGGCGACACTCACGATGAAGGCGACATTTGATAATTCTCAGGGAGTGCTTATGCCAGGCATGTTCGCCCATGTCGTGGCACAAGGTGAACTACGTCGGGGGGCTTTGTTGGTACCAGAGCGGGCTGTGCAACAACTGCTGGGAAAGACTTTTGTTACTATTGTCGGAGAGGGCGATAAGGCCGAACCGCGACCAGTAAAAACAGGACCGCGTGTTGGCAACTTGTGGGTGGTAGAGGAAGGCTTGACAACAGCCGATCGTATCATTGTGGAAGGCTTTGCCAAGACTCCGCCGG
Coding sequences within it:
- a CDS encoding MFS transporter gives rise to the protein MDNEACSLTRNSRNLIGTLCLLFVFGNMNITMFNLAIPSISESFMLTSSQASWVMVGYSILMAIGAGTYSKLTESFSFQRLYIIGLTLLVTGSIIGFFTTSYWQVILGRLLQAAGASSFSPLSYAITIQYFNPSVRGQVLGALSATIAFASGFGPVFGGFIEQYFGWHALFLVSASSIFILPLILKYVPNTEHKRGAFDILGAALFSAGLTFILLGVTFKWLLTFIGVAFLVGFGMSIQKTAHPFIPATFMKNVPYQRILSISFLTFISNTGLTFVLPIMLKATFHLPTSIIGLLMLPGAMSAALLGSFIGRWTDQYGSSQVLIISHCCLIGGFILMGASLQFSPWVDALWIIILMIGFNGVLTASAKLVPSTLNLSEFSAGMGIFTLFYLLGGSFGPAVIGRLVDLNIPYSSIYYILALLGVLSYFLIPKNKF
- the aiiA gene encoding quorum-quenching N-acyl homoserine lactonase AiiA encodes the protein MTVKKLYILSAGSCYLDQSAVNRNLPPGKLVNMPVWSFLLETEDGPILIDTGMPDSFVNNPDYYKGTKREGRLVPNMLESDTIVNVLKRVGYHTDDMQTVISSHLHLDHAGGNGHFRNTPIIIQQAEFDTAMTDDNYSPLECRLPDLQYQIIEGDYDLLPGIKILSTPGHSPGHQSVLVTTEKSGPVLLTLDGAYTKQNFENDLPFLSFNSEMAAKSLRHLKKLIQEIHPTVVFFGHDNRQASKGRTFPEFL
- a CDS encoding TetR/AcrR family transcriptional regulator, with product MSKTLEFITSSTDEVFRRRILESARTLFIEQGVENVNMHQIAKMAQIGQASLYRRYTEKGDICIEVVREECQPLFEEVKAYLDQSIEVPPLDRLYQVIVKFVAFLEAKVPWLCAVSRASTEFRPLQSPLYQWMRTTCRDLLNEAVQRGEVVDVDVLYTVEALLAALHNIDFHTQDQGFLTKRILQGLRRIFIEGLKEIPVPK
- a CDS encoding PhzF family phenazine biosynthesis protein, coding for MGVIVYTLYSFAKDNKGGNLAGVVLDADHLSDIQMLNIANQVGFSETAFVHKSNKATFKVRFFTPNSEVDLCGHATIATFSLLRNRGLIGSGIFSQETKAGILNITVDHDSVYMNQILPKYYDILDKAEIADSLNLSSNDCLNNLPAQIVSTGLKDVIVAVKSIKILSSIQPDFAKISELSKKYNVIGYHVFSLETKFGSTAHCRNFAPLYDIKEESATGTSNGALACYLHNYGVINKDQSSELLFEQGYSIGKPSEILVRLKIKKDKISEVLVGGTALIRDELTFEQL
- a CDS encoding ACT domain-containing protein, whose protein sequence is MSEIKLTLEVLSDTLGVCKLDMKQAIPPWAYQGCFFSITKTMEELSIICSEKNIPESVLCERGWKAFKVQGTLDFGLVGILAKLTTAFAEAGLGIFAISTYNTDYILVKAKDFNCAVNALHNDGHKIIE
- a CDS encoding Crp/Fnr family transcriptional regulator; protein product: MDKKRYKCLHDLPLFSGTDNITFPMICRAAKKQVIKKGDILFNQGDPADVLFYIKEGSLKLVKITEAGEAVIIQIVGAGEMIGETALFRENIFSPTSAIALGNVKICSLSRHSFEQVIMNEPKIAFQIIKALGERLDDTWEKITQLNTQTTREKVISLFIGMAQEHGVPCQEGTLINIRLTQQDIASMVGSSRVMVSQVIQKLIKCSYIARKNKFYVLKSICSF
- a CDS encoding LysR family transcriptional regulator, which produces MDIRKLQYFLAVAEEGQITKAAKRLHMAQPPLSQQLKLLESELGIQLIERNGGGRKIKLTDAGQILRNRAEHILTLVDQTVKELKDSTERLLGTLSVGISSAWDAPFLPDKIRDFRERYPEIDFRLMGGEANKIDELLGNGMIEIAIAPFPPDLETYTAIPLPDEPFVAALGPASDYGLSANYVRLAELADKPLIIHRKHETLLEYYRLIGLEPRIRCSHSDIRSMLAWAGAGLGIAIVPRSTAGLIPDNTLIIKEIVEPILRTSTTAVIWLRNHQLSTAARNFIDMFTKTN
- a CDS encoding efflux RND transporter periplasmic adaptor subunit, producing the protein MILTHKIGKNFFISLSALIVVTVMSGCDSRQASQASPVKVKAMQVVQRDTPIIYEFVGQVIAKNEVQIRAKVSGTIVEKKVTGGDKVTQGQPLFQIDCRQYDAALHTNQAQLAQSEATLSNVQLDTMRYRKLATQQAIAEQVLDTALSLERQNAALVNANRARVQQAEADLQDTSIVAPFNGQIDVNDLSIGSFVQAGQTVIATLSSVDPVFVQFSMSENEYLHFTQLGRGTSPAEWGNNLKLILSDGTQYPLAGHIEQVDRGMAQDTATLTMKATFDNSQGVLMPGMFAHVVAQGELRRGALLVPERAVQQLLGKTFVTIVGEGDKAEPRPVKTGPRVGNLWVVEEGLTTADRIIVEGFAKTPPGTPLSVEILDPNELQSAATN